In Onychostoma macrolepis isolate SWU-2019 chromosome 14, ASM1243209v1, whole genome shotgun sequence, a single window of DNA contains:
- the LOC131553017 gene encoding lysozyme g-like: MACIYGNIMKIDTTGASQATANQDRLKVNGVVASNKLAETDLARMENYKSMITKVGRAKQMDLAVIAAIISRESRAGAALEDGWGDHGNGFGLMQVDRRYHTPVGAWDSEQHIAQATEILISFIKEMKAKFPMWSQEQCFKGGISAYNAGVSTVRSYETIDARTTGQDYSNDVVARAKWFKSKGY; the protein is encoded by the exons ATGG CATGCATTTATGGAAACATTATGAAAATAGACACCACCGGTGCATCACAGGCAACAGCTAATCAAGACAGATTAAAAGTAAATG GTGTTGTAGCCTCCAACAAACTGGCTGAGACTGATCTGGCCCGGATGGAGAACTACAAAAGTATGATCACCAAAGTTGGCAGAGCAAAGCAGATGGACCTGGCTGTGATTGCTGCCATCATATCCAGAGAGTCCAGAGCCGGAGCCGCTCTGGAGGATGGATGGGGTGACCATGGCAATGGCTTTGGCCTCATGCAG GTCGACAGACGCTACCACACTCCAGTTGGTGCATGGGACAGTGAGCAGCATATCGCACAAGCTACTGAGATACTCATTAGCTTCATTAAAGAAATGAAAGCAAAATTTCCCATGTGGTCCCAAGAGCAATGCTTTAAAG GAGGAATATCAGCCTACAACGCAGGTGTGAGTACAGTCAGATCATATGAGACTATCGATGCCAGAACCACAGGACAAGACTACTCCAATGATGTTGTTGCCAGAGCCAAGTGGTTCAAAAGCAAGGGTTACTGA
- the LOC131553414 gene encoding lysozyme g, whose translation MAYIYGDIMKIDTTGASEATAKQDKLTIKGVEASKKLAEHDLARMEKYKSMITKVGKAKKIDPAVIAAIISRESRAGALLKNGWEPVGNGFGLMQVDKRHHTPVGAWDSEQHVTQATEILIGFIQKIKVNFPKWTQEQCFKGGIAAYNKGVSRVTSYETIDAITPHHDYSNDVVARAQWFRSKGY comes from the exons CATACATTTATGGAGACATCATGAAAATAGACACCACCGGTGCATCAGAGGCGACAGCAAAACAAGACAAATTAACCATTAAGG GGGTTGAAGCCTCTAAAAAACTGGCTGAGCATGATCTGGCCCGGATGGAGAAATACAAGAGTATGATCACTAAAGTTGGCAAAGCAAAGAAGATTGATCCGGCTGTGATTGCTGCCATAATATCCAGAGAGTCCAGAGCTGGAGCCCTCCTGAAGAATGGATGGGAACCCGTAGGCAATGGCTTTGGCCTTATGCAG GTTGACAAACGCCACCACACTCCAGTTGGTGCATGGGACAGTGAGCAGCATGTCACACAAGCTACTGAGATACTCATTGGcttcattcaaaaaattaaagtaaattttccCAAGTGGACACAAGAGCAATGCTTTAAAG GGGGAATAGCAGCCTATAACAAAGGTGTGAGTAGAGTCACTTCGTATGAGACTATCGATGCCATAACCCCACATCACGACTACTCCAATGATGTTGTTGCCAGAGCCCAATGGTTCAGAAGCAAGGGTTACTGA